From a single Pseudomonas triticicola genomic region:
- a CDS encoding virulence factor family protein, which translates to MIQRSLKYILAALLVLAVIAGGGYWYLKRPAPEPTVEQLKPADGTVMTRVIPGSKPKAQVLVAVTDEQKLSEKQLTTLSRSASAQIVQVILPKDCLLQSRALQSGLRELNGPATLVSGIGPGAVLAWRWLAEQKDDKAQAVSVDLALEKPGCTHLLPKSAAHGHWLVAWNDNPDDASAGFVRDQPNAETSISDYDINLPQVLNNELRKILVGGDKANGGLAIPVVEVPAGQANDTVTLFLSGDGGWRDLDRDVAGEMAKIGYPVVGIDTLRYYWQHKSPEQSALDLTELMQHYRQKWGTKRFILTGYSFGADVLPAIYNRLPENEQQRVDAIILLAFARTGSFEIEVEGWLGNAGKEAATGPEMAKLPAAKVVCIYGEEETDESGCTDKTAVGEAVKLPGGHHFDENYPALAKRLVELIQKRQSKDSVAEE; encoded by the coding sequence ATGATTCAACGCTCCCTGAAGTACATCCTGGCCGCCCTGCTGGTGCTGGCCGTGATTGCCGGCGGCGGTTACTGGTACCTCAAACGTCCGGCACCGGAACCGACCGTCGAACAATTGAAACCCGCCGATGGCACGGTCATGACCCGCGTGATCCCCGGCAGCAAGCCGAAGGCTCAGGTGCTGGTGGCGGTCACTGACGAACAGAAGCTCTCCGAGAAACAACTGACCACCCTCAGCCGCAGCGCCTCGGCGCAGATCGTTCAGGTGATTCTGCCCAAGGACTGCCTGCTGCAAAGCCGCGCCCTGCAATCGGGCCTGCGTGAACTGAATGGCCCGGCCACCCTGGTCAGCGGCATCGGACCAGGCGCTGTGCTGGCATGGCGCTGGCTGGCGGAACAGAAAGACGATAAGGCCCAGGCCGTCTCCGTCGATCTGGCCCTGGAAAAACCCGGCTGCACCCACCTGTTGCCAAAATCCGCCGCCCACGGCCACTGGCTTGTGGCGTGGAACGACAACCCGGACGACGCTAGCGCAGGCTTCGTGCGCGATCAGCCGAACGCCGAAACCAGCATCAGTGACTACGACATCAACCTGCCGCAAGTGCTGAACAACGAACTGCGCAAAATCCTCGTCGGCGGCGACAAGGCCAACGGCGGCCTGGCGATTCCGGTCGTGGAAGTGCCGGCCGGGCAGGCCAACGACACCGTTACCCTGTTCCTCTCCGGCGACGGCGGCTGGCGTGACCTCGACCGCGACGTGGCGGGCGAAATGGCCAAGATCGGCTACCCGGTGGTCGGCATCGATACCCTGCGCTACTACTGGCAGCACAAGAGCCCGGAGCAAAGCGCACTCGACCTCACCGAACTGATGCAGCACTACCGGCAGAAATGGGGCACCAAACGCTTCATCCTCACCGGCTATTCGTTCGGCGCCGACGTCCTGCCGGCGATCTACAACCGCCTGCCAGAGAACGAACAGCAACGCGTCGACGCCATCATCCTGCTCGCCTTCGCCCGCACCGGCAGCTTCGAAATCGAAGTCGAAGGCTGGTTGGGTAACGCCGGCAAAGAAGCCGCCACCGGCCCGGAAATGGCCAAACTGCCGGCGGCCAAGGTTGTGTGCATCTATGGTGAAGAAGAGACGGATGAGAGTGGCTGCACGGACAAAACTGCTGTTGGTGAAGCGGTGAAACTGCCTGGCGGGCATCACTTTGATGAAAACTACCCGGCGTTGGCCAAGCGCTTGGTCGAGCTGATTCAGAAGCGCCAGAGCAAGGATTCGGTGGCTGAAGAGTGA